Proteins from one Balaenoptera musculus isolate JJ_BM4_2016_0621 chromosome 7, mBalMus1.pri.v3, whole genome shotgun sequence genomic window:
- the LOC118897978 gene encoding LOW QUALITY PROTEIN: PC-esterase domain-containing protein 1B-like (The sequence of the model RefSeq protein was modified relative to this genomic sequence to represent the inferred CDS: inserted 1 base in 1 codon), with the protein MAHLRACEVRQLLRNKFVVVMGDPMQRAMYKDLVLLLQKDCLLSSSRLKAKGELSFERDVPREGGRWERLHSCTHYRDVRQFCSAHHLVRFYFLTRAYSPYXKDVLEHLRRGEHAAHVVVMNSCLWDLSRYGQDFPRSYLEGLESLFGRLDKVLPEACLLVWNTALPVAEVISGAYLLPEDLFRGARLREEVIEANFYSSAEASRYGFDMLDLHFHFRHAGQHRQRDGVHWDRRAHCHLSQLLLARLADAWDVDRPCRHPVGRWIRDGPTRGLPGPVDGRQPQDSRGDPGEQPLSWFPATSACLRGDLRNPFPGRDLRSSPTAKAPVCPSTHLHSAGNSPVILQHARSDTHWRSKLDDWPGDTSGPILRTSTQHRSRRSPPYPPRCPSGPRRRQRRRTNRRTQAHP; encoded by the exons atggCCCACCTGCGGGCTTGCGAAGTCCGGCAGCTGCTGCGCAACAAGTTTGTGGTCGTCATGGGGGACCCCATGCAGAGGGCCATGTACAAGGACCTGGTGCTCCTGCTGCAGAAGGACTGCCTGCTCTCTTCCAGCCGGCTGAAGGCCAAGGGCGAGCTGAGCTTCGAGCGCGATGTGCCGCGGGAGGGCGGCAGGTGGGAACGCCTACACAGCTGCACGCACTACCGCGACGTCCGCCAGTTCTGCTCCGCCCACCACCTGGTGCGTTTCTACTTCCTCACGCGTGCGTACTCCCCGT GTAAAGACGTCCTGGAACACCTGCGGCGGGGCGAGCACGCCGCGCACGTGGTGGTCATGAACTCCTGCCTCTGGGACCTCTCCAGGTACGGCCAGGATTTCCCGAGGAGTTACCTGGAGGGCTTAGAGAGCCTGTTCGGGCGCCTGGACAAAGTGCTGCCCGAGGCCTGCCTCCTGGTGTGGAACACGGCCCTGCCGGTTGCGGAGGTCATCTCCGGGGCTTACCTCCTGCCGGAGGACCTATTCCGAGGTGCGCGCCTGCGGGAAGAAGTGATAGAGGCCAACTTCTACAGCTCGGCGGAGGCCAGCAGGTACGGCTTTGACATGCTGGACCTGCATTTCCACTTCCGGCATGCGGGACAGCACCGGCAGCGAGACGGCGTGCACTGGGACAGGCGCGCACATTGCCAcctctcccagctgctgctgGCGCGTCTGGCCGACGCCTGGGACGTGGACCGCCCCTGCCGCCACCCCGTGGGCAGGTGGATCAGGGATGGTCCCACCAGGGGACTTCCAGGCCCGGTGGATGGTAGGCAGCCCCAGGACAGCAGAGGTGACCCGGGCGAACAGCCCTTGTCCTGGTTCCCAGCCACGTCCGCATGCCTCCGCGGCGACCTTCGGAACCCTTTCCCCGGGCGCGACCTCCGTTCCAGCCCTACCGCCAAGGCACCTGTGTGCCCTAGCACCCATCTTCACAGCGCGGGCAATTCTCCAGTGATTCTTCAGCACGCCAGGTCAGATACACACTGGCGAAGCAAACTCGATGATTGGCCGGGAGACACGTCTGGGCCGATTCTTAGAACCTCTACCCAACATCGGAGCAGAAGGTCGCCTCCCTACCCTCCCCGGTGCCCCAGCGGGCCACGCAGACGCCAGCGAAGGCGCACCAACAGACGGACCCAAGCACACCCATAG